From one Xiphophorus hellerii strain 12219 chromosome 18, Xiphophorus_hellerii-4.1, whole genome shotgun sequence genomic stretch:
- the acad8 gene encoding isobutyryl-CoA dehydrogenase, mitochondrial, with protein sequence MAALGPLSRITRLGCNFCRNHRLMFNRNSQKRGIASCIDPSYGLTDEQKEFQKVAFDFAANEMAPHMAEWDQKEVFPVETMRKAAQLGFGGIYTRPEVGGSGLSRLDTSIIFEALSTGCVSTTAYISIHNMCAWMIDTFGNDEQRESFCPDLCSMEKFASYCLTEPGSGSDAASLLTSAQRNGDHYVLNGSKAFISGGGDTDVYVVMCRTGGKGAKGISCLVVEKGTPGLSFGKKEKKVGWNSQPTRAVIFEDCAVPATNRLGEEGQGFNIAMKGLNGGRINVASCSLGAAHASVLLAKDHLLVRKQFGETLANNQFLQFKLAEMATKLVASRLLVREAATALQENRADAVSLCSMAKLFVTDECFNVCNQALQMHGGYGYLKDYAVQQFVRDIRVHQILEGTNEVMRMIISRNLLTES encoded by the exons ATGGCCGCCCTCGGACCTCTGTCAAGAATAACCCGGCTTGGATGCAACTTCTGTCGGAACCACCGTTTGATGTTTAACAGAAACTCTCAGAAACGAGGGATAGCTTCGTGTATTGACC CTTCATATGGACTCACAGACGAGCAGAAGGAGTTTCAGAAAGTGGCCTTTGACTTTGCAGCCAATGAAATGGCTCCACACATGGCAGAGTGGGACCAAAAG GAAGTCTTCCCAGTGGAGACGATGCGGAAAGCGGCCCAGTTAGGGTTCGGTGGGATCTACACTCGGCCGGAGGTCGGGGGGTCAGGCCTCTCTCGTCTGGACACGTCCATCATTTTTGAGGCCCTGTCCACAGGATGTGTTAGCACCACAGCTTACATTAGCATCCACAA CATGTGTGCCTGGATGATTGACACCTTTGGGAATGACGAGCAGAGGGAGAGCTTCTGTCCTGACCTCTGCTCCATGGAAAAGTTTGCATCCTACTGTCTGACTGAACCAG GCAGTGGCAGCGACGCCGCTTCACTCCTCACATCCGCTCAGCGGAACGGGGACCATTATGTGTTAAATGGCTCCAAG gcGTTTATCAGTGGGGGAGGAGACACCGACGTGTATGTTGTGATGTGCAGAACGGGAGGCAAGGGGGCTAAAGGAATCTCATGTTTGGTGGTGGAGAAGGGAACACCAGGCCTCAGTTTTGgcaagaaggagaaaaag GTAGGCTGGAACTCTCAGCCAACCAGGGCCGTGATATTCGAGGACTGTGCCGTCCCGGCGACCAACCGGCTGGGCGAGGAAGGACAGGGCTTCAACATCGCGATGAAGGGCCTGAATGGAGGCAGGATTAATGTCG CTTCCTGTTCTCTGGGAGCAGCGCACGCCTCCGTGCTGCTTGCGAAGGATCACCTGTTGGTGCGGAAGCAGTTTGGCGAAACGCTCGCCAACAACCAA TTTCTGCAGTTCAAACTGGCAGAAATGGCCACCAAGCTGGTGGCGTCTCGCCTGCTGGTGCGCGAGGCCGCCACGGCGCTGCAGGAGAACCGAGCCGACGCCGTTTCGCTCTGCTCCATGGCCAAGCTTTTCGTTACGGACGAGTGCTTCAAC GTCTGCAACCAGGCGCTCCAGATGCACGGTGGCTACGGTTACCTAAAGGATTACGCAGTGCAGCAGTTTGTGCGGGACATCCGAGTCCATCAGATTCTTGAGG GAACCAACGAGGTGATGAGGATGATTATTTCTCGAAACCTACTCACAGAGTCGTGA
- the thyn1 gene encoding thymocyte nuclear protein 1, translating into MPPKKKPRVRKASANSGKIVDAEKTSAAGGKREAAAPDAKTGKVSESAGSPVFARWLMKSEPESRFENGVDVKFGIEDLKALPDQTGCWDGVRNYQARNFMRQMKVGQQAFFYHSNCKEPGIAGVMTIVKEAYVDHTQFDKKDSHYDASSTPDNPKWSMVDVQFQRMMKRFVPLWELKEHHLQHRANGGPLKDAALFTRARLSVQPLTPEEFDFILSLEDKEPL; encoded by the exons ATGCCCCCAAAGAAAAAGCCCAGAGTGAGAAAAGCATCTGCAAATTCAG GCAAAATCGTCGATGCCGAGAAAACCTCTGCAGCTGGCGGGAAGAGGGAAGCTGCAGCTCCTGATGCAAAAACCGGGAAGGTTTCTGAATCTGCAGGCTCTCCTGTTTTCGCCCGCTGGCTCATGAAGTCTGAGCCCGAGAGCCGCTTTGAAAACGGCGTCGACGTGAAG tttggcATCGAGGATCTGAAGGCTCTGCCCGATCAGACCGGCTGCTGGGACGGCGTCCGCAACTACCAG GCTCGTAACTTCATGAGGCAGATGAAAGTGGGGCAGCAGGCCTTCTTTTACCACAGCAACTGTAAGGAGCCGGGGATCGCAGGGGTCATGACA ATCGTGAAGGAAGCCTATGTGGACCACACTCAGTTTGACAAGAAAGACTCTCACTACGATGCCAGCAGCACGCCGGACAACCCCAAGTGGAGCATG GTGGATGTTCAGTTTCAGAGAATGATGAAGCGTTTTGTTCCTCTGTGGGAGTTGAAGGAACACCACCTCCAGCACCGTGCCAACGGAGGACCTCTGAAGGACGCGGCTCTGTTCACCAGGGCCCGGCTCTCCGTTCAGCCTCTCACTCCAG agGAGTTTGACTTCATTTTGAGTCTGGAGGACAAAGAGCCACTGTGA